In Bombus huntii isolate Logan2020A chromosome 3, iyBomHunt1.1, whole genome shotgun sequence, a single genomic region encodes these proteins:
- the LOC126863588 gene encoding intermembrane lipid transfer protein VPS13A-like isoform X2, with product MFEGAIAAFLNRLLGKYIEDLDTEQFNVGIFSGDTCLTDLKLKPEALYQFGLPIKVEIGLIGRIVLKIPWSGLFSQPIILCIEDIYIVAVPAAYGPYDAEVQKKLIRAEKKKILEDLKEDEAFKTELFDNLLASVTKNFQISINNVHIRYEEKLNGSLCACGVCIQSISVMTTNSNLSTIYQLIRAESLSIYMDYDTESALTSTQCDWNMFSLLAWKSTMHRALQTFGMKNKEFQFLLKPFTAKIKVIIHKGNETQTSRMLVDIVLHDVAMQVSKAQYITFCHLYNSLSRAIINKPYIKYRPNDNVKENPTAWWKYAYNSILDYNIRPYTWSRVSEHRKNYRKYKEACLQNLLRPNDTELKLDLQKYEDCLTILNMVIAREHAKQELKNKTIEEKHQSMNTSISLQNVLENTTLIKEVQNNDTQGQQIKPSLHHITNDSGRKIKLEKLPQPIDYKFNFTLANCCLSLLSYNREILVVTITQLLTSVEIRPLMSAFKVSARAESFVIEGVSAEGDLVPLITVDNILTGNVSTNFLAVDFEKNGENVDPTFDISIKLEAIEVTYYHHAMIEIIQFFKLNNSDMQTTILWTYKLYEYIKRNYLVLVDNIVSQTLRINFKVDIKGPYIIFPEQGSIQKGGHILVMDFGNMSLSNELQSINLQLEDATLMELEELLYDRIHIEFSGAQILFCHSGDDWRSARKKKDSEYHFLPKIQATTTISCSIKPEYHQLPRIKINVSISSIKFNLSENKIRLIAHFLNLLLLAYQQNVEKYRGNMKQYACKENLNKIFISMKDLKNVQRSVCLSSIEMIQNKITHVSKELLTNHVQKLDRSVVSSEVSEEDLELLSKTISLSGFDDNVSPYNHINFLLRFAIGELSVHLGIIHYGREEPYLNLRLHGLYCETAIMEYGPAVQFGVGSILLVDKTNAGVTGSYLELISTEEPHEVFIISYRKVKSNCPDFKSHFKSIERSLVVNILNININLHRPAVLKIREYWYNLANIFENNNLLDFAESICYKIAHWKTKEDDPPIPPGAIKLNYSARLSALVVRFCDKDLDLIEIQVLGLENDCIYNANERMVLRVHLRHLSIEDLSEDTLYSKILTTEEDKVFDLKYVRHMPRLYTCSDIDTKQDDVMSDGTFKLSIGRMNCVLICKILYDLKYFLAPFTSTYFLQFKKYLVKKLMNGIGEFKKSATKLHIFIDIQGPIFLLPQRKEVPSLLVLNTGALSVENFFKKSDHSTLSIKIPSSDSNQVIIDNILVKLNNMTVSRAIMTLSRDLEIQEPIVEPVHIRFDIKRKTEYRSAMEFQTYGLFNIQGSMDFAYINLSQRDLKSSILVWKDNISKIILFKDTYYNETQSAMMSQLKKFSNEEAMVKKLEDFLTHNENSVCEINTKLSLEGLQLNLFLDSEEVLSSPVRDLNHGLCRLMFGEIINTYAFYSDRSLKMKLSLQSCLLQDTRKDSQTIRKIIQSPARQIGMQPESCISISMSPIVDVTYTRTPAGEKCYDALIQEVRINLSVPFVMHLTRYIMDSFPGDQVDEGIINHGYENNSSTTNRDVTTTEKNKLKYAQYFTEEPDATVSVRIHKPEILLFGDLKANNAHMILLQAEMSIESSRHSCSSSIVYTLTDVRAKSKKQGNYSHHIPFWLLCPCDIEICRKEEAPEFNVNYIVAVNKIDVHVSAEIIHTFINILNEATSFIDSINVKLEDRFANQDFNMHTNLWTPKKISNVPYKKLHDDDSHLIYECNDRVVTFNVKPLILCLLLEIEYAMERFSVIKMESTITISINDWFNDFNLESNVKIHAFCYNMDYKNWEPLIDLCSEDDMNYKPWEFTIKMRHGEAFMINSNSTDSYQHIKQDASKVKKKSFRNIDQDVTDMVFITPDHLNVAKSSETEMYSTYEEDSDTDDEEGQKKLTRTSNYLFNSNSSGDEDSDSDDTSTNEDEGLELTPECNADSFGPLGRESIKSNDTAVYIIVSTEEKLNVVITPNLIIVVDIIMNAFKQATSGIPIVPTSMKKLNLQNDIGHESRIELLVPDENNENATRIIVSQDYHDISPSASIPSSPEAEPHSGLTSPQLVDNEMDFADPDTNLQNHSMPMQEIFEKDSSISIYKTITGEVLRIIFKGFEDVLVYCPKRQGCNLIPLRPIRHDVRYHLIIEATINNYLYRTITVRSPLLFRNETSYALGLYYKKSLLDKLGLTCIGKPTNPFDDNIRMTIIEPDSTYSIPLYIAYHFPIYILPAYLEKYQVSEEGIYWKELSATINVIKDICCKMKDDESNSVFYVKVSCNEIPVIAKSSCHVPNYLINIYPPFIFNNQLPFVIDVYIPAINYEVKIEPGERINMHSLSCNIDVQFTFKIQNYLGAYWTGTTKLNTNLGKKFVVMNADSELESAKPFLLCIELCKITSWHIVIQSQYWMINKSGLPLYIQECYSHIINEIPEEELMVFSQKNNRKTTVRLRAHQSEWSLPFGLEGITSMSLIVCKDIERGRKYRILTEIESSRLSPNFTKIITFLPCFYITNKMKRTIRFMEENDQADLWNDLLSGQSLPFWPVTESMKMRIKWRNSQLVSQHFGITHVGKTVLRMDNGSAVSVEIKGGINSPYHVTFQKYMAGDIPLRIDNFCDDLFLKISQCNLGQVVLINPFQSLLYTWDDPTKSRELIWNVYNNKRTGYNARFERDGYGQEIVPLVIIDNSNSRVSSTSSIKSQNNKLTWLESKSGSFNNESNDCDNDIKSPMLKNAQENKTVVYWVSYMEGNQRILLFTQQETVFLKAKSIVDPEPSKKEVFLSFAGIGISIITKSNENLKELVYANITDSAAHWELYFDKRWKSLSLELSAWIESKYVNSCKKAQLENFIDVDLVKMHMTKPFFGKLRRTYSPGIWLHCRKSMSLTYLQGYVHRIQVDNQIRNTTFPVILYSNLQKSIIKYAGNHKLKHCIEFTCLKQRKLNYNVYKNICVIVREFDLNLQEGFLLSLIDLIPKKPETKYSIAAKLRKDVSTIHILPSNKANNKTTVKRNNVIEHMYISPILIRLILLADTERPNIYNISDIADYKNIVRFIFEYSEKGGSEKHAEFRLPYYERNFIAINTKEILFDLSRSYVAQTMQQFHVLIRSTTVLGNQCGYNFRSPGDNFYESNTLILCGDEIAEKLSYEVACQLGYATPDTTQISVFNFNIEPRIVKMKEPCIQNKDVPPLNLSIRTSFATEIELETCSLVTAFISSIHQEELKYFFKTLGKKTSIFFNTESSSLKAYSKVIADIIKRAQEIGHKFISRIRLPRYINPYKGVEIFSMHKAKGMHLLSVINKNPGIETDTYWAHTILSNDGKHIALVSLQRLYFIEKGCTWGSLNVKWTLETHQLLSPPTVVNNKLILHVNKNEGTLSPMIDWYLESEATDILEWLCQKINIAMILNMENSICSKQVV from the exons ATGTTCGAAGGTGCCATAGCGGCGTTCTTGAATCGGCTTTTGGGGAAGTATATCGAGGATTTAGATACCGAACAGTTCAACGTTGGTATCTTTTCTGGCGATACTTGCCTTACCGATCTTAAATTAAAACCTGAAGCTCTG TATCAATTTGGTCTGCCTATTAAAGTGGAAATTGGTCTAATAGGAAGGATTGTTTTAAAGATACCATGGTCTGGATTATTTTCTCAGCCAATTATTCTTTGTATCGAG GATATTTATATAGTGGCTGTGCCTGCTGCTTATGGTCCATATGATGCAGAAGTACAAAAGAAGTTGATAAGggcagaaaaaaagaaaatattagaaGATTTAAAGGAAGATGAAGCGTTCAAAACAG aattatttgataatttgCTGGCATCTGTGAcaaaaaatttccaaattagTATAAATAATGTACATATTAGATATGAAGAAAAGCTAAATGGATCTCTATGTGCTTGTGGTGTCTGTATTCAAAGTATATCAGTTATGACTACAAATag TAATTTGAGTACAATTTACCAATTAATAAGGGCAGAATCCTTAAGCATATATATGGATTATGACACAGAATCTGCTCTTACAAGCACACAATGCGATTGGAATATGTTCAGTCTTCTAGCATGGAAAAGTACAATGCACAGAGCTTTACAAACCTTTGGTATGAAGAACAAAGAGTTCCAATTTT TACTAAAACCATTCACTGCAAAGATAAAAGTAATTATACATAAAGGTAATGAGACACAAACATCTCGCATGTTGGTTGATATTGTCCTTCATGATGTGGCAATGCAAGTTTCCAAAGCGCAATATATTACTTTTTGTCATCTTTATAATTCGTTGTCACGTGCGATAATCAATAA accatatataaaatatcgtccAAACGATAATGTAAAGGAAAATCCAACAGCTTGGTGGAAGTATGCTTACAATTCCATTTTAGATTACAATATAAGACCCTATACATGGTCAAGGGTTAGTGAACACAGGAAAAACTACAGAAAGTATAAAGAAGCATGCTTGCAGAACTTGTTGCGACCAAATGATACAGAACTAAAACTGgatttacaaaaatatgaagATTGTCTGACTATTTTAAACATGGTAATAGCTAGAGAGCATGCTAAGCaggaattgaaaaataaaacgattgaAGAGAAACATCAAAGTATGAATACCAGTATTTCATTACAAAATGTACTAGAAAACACAACATTGATTAAAGAAGTACAAAATAATGATACACAAGGACAACAAATTAAACCATCATTGCATCATATTACTAATGATTCAGGAAGGAAGATAAAACTGGAAAAACTACCCCAACCAATAG attataaattcaattttactTTAGCAAACTGCTGTTTGAGTCTTTTAAGCTATAATAGAGAAATTCTTGTTGTAACTATAACTCAGCTCTTAACCAGTGTTGAAATACGTCCTCTGATGTCTGCTTTCAAAGTGTCTGCCCGAGCTGAGAGTTTTGTAATCGAAGGCGTTTCTGCAGAAGGTGACCTAGTGCCATTAATCACGGTCGACAATATTTTGACAG GGAATGTATCAACTAACTTTTTGGCAGTAGATTTTGAAAAGAATGGGGAAAACGTGGATCCAACTTTCGACATTTCTATAAAGCTGGAAGCTATAGAAGTGACTTATtatcat CATGCCAtgatagaaattattcaatttttcaaacttaATAATTCGGATATGCAAACGACAATTTTGTGGACGTATAAATTGTacgaatatataaaaagaaattatctGGTTTTGGTAGATAATATTGTTTCTCAAACGCTTCGGATTAATTTCAAAGTAGACATTAAAGGACCATACATCATATTTCCTGAACAAGGATCGATACAGAA AGGCGGACATATCCTTGTCATGGATTTTGGTAATATGAGTTTGTCTAATGAACTACAGTCTATAAACTTGCAACTTGAAGATGCGACACTTATGGAATTGGAAGAATTACTTTACGACAGAATACATATTGAATTTTCTGGAGCACAAATACTATTTTGTCATTCAG gAGATGATTGGAGGTCAGctagaaaaaagaaggattCTGAGTATCATTTTTTACCAAAGATACAAGCAACTACAACTATTTCATGTAGTATAAAACCAGaataccatcagttaccaag aattAAAATCAATGTGTCCATTTCgagtataaaatttaatttatcagaaaataaaatacgactGATTGCTCATTTCTTGAATTTATTACTATTGGCATATCAACAGAATGTAGAGAAGTACAGGGGCAATATGAAACAATATGCTTGTAAAGAAAACTTGAACAAAATTTTCATATCGATGAAAGACCTTAAAAATGTGCAACGTAGCGTATGTCTGTCATCGATTgaaatgatacaaaataaaatcacGCATGTGTCTAAGGAACTTTTGACGAATCATGTTCAAAAACTCGATAG AAGTGTTGTGTCTTCTGAAGTCAGTGAAGAAGACTTGGAATTACTATCAAAGACAATAAGTCTGTCTGGATTCGATGACAACGTATCTCCATATAATCACATAAATTTCTTGTTGAGATTTGCTATTGGAGAG CTGTCAGTTCATTTGGGAATTATTCATTATGGAAGAGAAGAACCTTACTTGAATTTAAGATTGCATGGGTTGTATTGCGAAACCGCGATAATGGAGTATGGACCTGCTGTACAATTTGGTGTAGGATCTATTCTTTTAGTAGATAAAACAAATGCTGGAGTAACTGGATCATATTTAGAATTAATATCTACTGAAGAGCCACACGAAgtttttattatatcgtatCGTAAG GTCAAATCGAACTGTCCTGATTTCAAATCCCACTTCAAAAGTATTGAACGATCTCTTGTCGTAAATATATTGAACATCAATATAAATCTCCACAGACCTGCAGTATTGAAAATACGAGAATACTGGTATAATTTGGCTAA CATTTTTGAAAACAATAATCTTCTCGACTTCGCGGAGAGTATATGCTACAAAATTGCACAttggaaaacgaaagaagacgATCCACCTATCCCACCTg gTGCTATCAAATTGAATTATTCTGCTCGACTAAGCGCTTTAGTGGTAAGATTTTGCGATAAGGATTTAGatttaatagaaatacaaGTCTTGGGACTGGAAAACGATTGCATTTACAATGCTAATGAAAGAATGGTATTGCGTGTACATCTTAGACATCTATCGATTGAAGATTTGAGCGAGGATACACTTTATTCTAAA aTTTTAACTACAGAGGAGGATAAGGTTTTTGATTTAAAATACGTGAGACATATGCCAAGATTATACACATGTTCGGACATCGATACAAAGCAAGATGATGTAATGTCGGATGGAACATTTAAGCTTTCCATTGGAAGAATGAATTGTGTACTTATTTGCAAAATTCTGTATGATTTGAAG TATTTTTTAGCGCCATTTACTTCTACGTATTTCTTGCAATTTAAGAAATACTTAGTTAAGAAACTCATGAATGGGATTGGAGAATTCAAAAAAAGTGCAACGAAATTgcatatatttattgatattcaAGGTCCCATATTTTTGTTGCCACAGCGTAAAGAAGTTCCAAGTCTGTTGGTATTAAATACAGGTGCACTATCAGTTGAAAATTTCTTCAAGAAGAGTGATCATTCTACTCTAAGTATTAAAATACCCAGCAGTGACTCAAACCAagtaataattgataatattctagtaaaattaaataatatgacTGTGTCCAGGGCAATTATGACACTCAGTCGTGATCTAGAAATCCAA GAACCAATTGTCGAACCGGTACATATTCGTtttgatattaaaagaaaaacagaataTCGCAGTGCAATGGAATTTCAAACATATGggttatttaatatacaaggTTCTATGGATTTTGCATATATTAATTTGAGCCAAAGAGATTTAAAGTCTAGTATACTAGTGTGGAAAGACAACATAtccaaaattattttattcaaagatACATATTATAACGAAACGCAATCTGCAATGATGAgccaattaaaaaaatttagtaATGAAGAAGCAATGGTAAAGAAATTGGAAGATTTTCTCACACATAATGAAAATTCTGTATGTGAAATTAATACCAAATTAAGCTTAGAAGGGTTGCAgttaaatttgtttttagATTCAGAGGAG gTATTAAGTTCACCCGTTCGTGATTTGAATCACGGCTTATGTAGACTAATGTTCGGAGAGATAATTAATACATATGCGTTTTACAGTGATAGAAGTTTAAAGATGAAATTATCTCTTCAAAGTTGTCTTTTGCAAGATACTCGAAAAGATTCTCAGACTATCAGAAA GATAATTCAATCGCCAGCAAGACAAATAGGAATGCAACCTGAATCTTGTATATCCATTTCAATGTCTCCTATTGTTGATGTTACGTATACTCGTACGCCAGCTGGAGAAAAATGTTACGATGCACTTATTCAGGAAGTAAGAATAAACTTATCGGTACCATTCGTGATGCATCTGACTCGGTATATTATGGATTCTTTCCCGGGTGATCAAGTTGATGAAGGAATTATTAATCATGGATACGAAAATAATAGTTCTACAACA AACAGAGATGTTACTActacagaaaaaaataaattaaaatacgcTCAATATTTTACAGAAGAACCAG aTGCTACAGTATCTGTAAGGATACATAAGCCTGAGATTTTGCTTTTCGGAGATTTGAAAGCAAACAATGCACATATGATTTTATTACAAGCAGAAATGTCGATCGAGAGTAGTAGACATAGCTGCTCATCATCGATCGTTTATACATTAACTGACGTACGTGCCAAATCAAAGAAACAAGGGAATTACTCGCATCATATTCCCTTCTGGTTATTATGTCCCTGTGATATTGAAATTTGTAGAAAAGAAGAAGCACCTGAATTCAATGTCAATTATATTGTCGCAGTGAATAAAATTGATGTTCACGTCTCTGCAgaaattatacatacatttatCAAT ATATTGAATGAAGCTACAAGCTTTATAGATAGTATCAATGTGAAACTAGAAGACAGATTCGCAAATCAAGATTTTAACATGCACACTAATTTGTGGACACCAAAGAAAATTTCGAACGTACcatataaaaaattgcatGATG ATGATTCACATCTAATCTATGAATGTAACGATCGAGTGGTAACTTTTAATGTGAAACCATTAATACTATGTTTACTATTAGAGATAGAATATGCAATGGAACGATTTTCTGTTATAAAAATGGAGAGTACAATTACAATTTCTATTAATGATTGGTTCAATGATTTTAATCTAGAATCGAATGTAAAAATTCATGCATTCTGTTATAATATGGATTACAAAAATTGGGAACCTCTGATTGATTTGTGCTCAGAAGATGATATGAATTACAAACCATGGGAATTTACAATAAAG ATGCGTCATGGTGAAGCATTCAtgataaattcaaattcaacCGATTCATACCAACATATAAAACAGGATGCTTCAAAAGTCAAGAAAAAGAGTTTTAGAAATATTGATCAGGATGTTACAGATATGGTTTTTATAACTCCAGACCATTTAAATGTAGCAAAATCAAGTG AGACAGAAATGTATTCGACATATGAAGAAGACTCTGATACAGATGATGAAGAAGGACAGAAAAAGTTAACTAGAACTTCTAATTATTTGTTCAATAGTAACAGTAGTGGGGATGAGGACAGTGATAGTGATGACACCAGCACAAACGAAGATGAAGGATTAGAATTGACACCGGAGTGCAATGCGGATTCTT TTGGACCGCTCGGCCGCGAATCAATAAAATCAAACGATACAGCGGTATACATTATCGTATCAACGGAAGAAAAGCTCAATGTAGTAATTACGCCAAATTTAATTATCGTGGTAGATATTATCATGAACGCATTTAAACAAGCCACTAGTGGAATACCGATTGTACCTACTagtatgaaaaaattaaatcttcAAAACGATATTGGTCATGAGAGCCGAATAGAGCTTCTTGTTCCAGACGAA AATAACGAAAACGCAACTCGAATTATTGTCAGTCAAGATTACCATGATATTAGTCCATCTGCAAGTATTCCTAGCAGTCCAGAAGCGGAGCCTCATTCTGGACTTACAAGTCCGCAATTAGTTGACAATGAAATGGATTTTGCTGATCCTGACACAAATTTACAGAATCATTCAATGCCAATGCAGGAAATATTTGAGAAAGATTCTTCAATCAGTATATACAAAACAATTACTGGAGAAGTTTTACGAATCATTTTTAAAG GATTTGAGGATGTACTGGTATACTGTCCTAAAAGGCAGGGGTGTAATTTAATTCCACTCCGACCTATCAGACACGATGTGCGCTATCACCTGATCATAGAAGCTACTATTAATAATTACTTATATCGTACAATTACTGTACGATCACCTTTATTG tttCGCAATGAGACTTCGTACGCATTGGGTCTTTATTACAAGAAGTCATTGTTGGATAAATTGGGACTCACATGTATCGGTAAACCTACAAATCCTTTTGATGACAATATCAGGATGACAATCATCGAACCTGATTCCACTTATAGCATTCCTTTATACATAGCCTATCATTTTCCTATATATATACTGCCTGCTTATTTAGA AAAATATCAGGTAAGCGAGGAAGGAATTTACTGGAAAGAGCTAAGTGCAACAATAAATGTGATTAAGGATATATGTTGCAAAATGAAGGACGATGAAAGTAATTCTGTATTTTACGTCAAAGTTTCTTGTAATGAAATTCCAGTAATCGCGAAATCAAGTTGTCACGTACCGAATTATTTGATAAACATTTATCCTCCTTTTATTTTCAACAATCAACTACCATTCGTTATAGATGTTTATATACCTGCTATTAATTACGAAGTAAAAATTGAACCAGGGGAAAGAATAAACATGCACTCGTTGAGTTGTAATATTGATGTCCAATTTACTTTTAag ATTCAAAATTATTTGGGTGCATATTGGACTGGAACAACAAAACTGAACACGAACTTGGGGAAGAAATTTGTTGTTATGAACGCTGATAGCGAGCTAGAATCGGCAAAAccatttttattatgtatagAATTGTGTAAAATTACAAGTTGGCATATTGTTATTCAATCTCAATATTGGATGATAAATAAATCCGGACTACCTTTATACATTCAg GAATGCTACTCCCATATAATTAACGAGATACCAGAAGAAGAACTGATGGTGTTCTCTCAGAAGAATAATAGAAAGACTACAGTCAGATTGAGAGCTCATCAATCTGAATGGTCTTTGCCTTTTGGATTGGAAGGAATTACTTCCATGTCTTTGATTGTGTGCAAAGATatagaaagaggaagaaagtaCAGAATTCTAACAGAGATTGAAAGTTCTCGTCTTTCCCCTAACTTCACGAAGATTATCACGTTTCTTCCATGTTTCTATATTACTAACAAGATGAAAAGAACCATTAGATTTATGGAGGAAAATGATCAAGCAGATTTGTGGAATGATCTTCTTTCTGGACAAAGTTTACCATTTTGGCCGGTTACGGAATCAATGAAGATGAGAATAAAGTGGAGAAACAGTCAATTGGTATCACAACACTTTGGTATTACACATGTGGGGAAAACTGTATTAAGAATGGATAATGGA TCAGCAGTTAGTGTAGAAATCAAAGGTGGTATTAATTCTCCATATCATGTTACATTCCAAAAATACATGGCGGGTGATATACCTTTAAGGATAGACAACTTTTGCgatgatttatttttaaaaattagtcAGTGTAATTTGGGTCAAGTAGTTCTGATAAATCCATTCCAAAGTTTATTATATACATGGGACGATCCCACCAAGTCCAGAGAACTCATTTGGAATGTGTACAATAATAAAAGAACTGGATACAACGCAAGATTTGAAAgg GATGGATATGGACAAGAAATTGTACCACTTGTAATCATTGACAACTCTAACAGCAGAGTATCCTCTACTTCTTCAATTAAAtctcaaaacaataaattaactTGGTTGGAAAGCAAATCTGGAAGTTTTAATAACGAAAGCAATGATTGCGACAATGATATAAAGTCACCAATGTTGAAAAATGCACAGGAAAATAAAACGGTAGTTTATTGGGTCAGTTACATGGAAGGAAATCAAAGAATCTTGTTATTTACTCAACAGGAAACAGTTTTCTTAAAAGCGAAGAGTATAGTCGATCCTGAACCTAGTAAAAAGGAggtatttctttcttttgctGGTATTGGAATCAGTATT ATAACAAAATCTAATGAGAATCTAAAAGAATTAGTGTATGCTAACATAACAGATTCTGCAGCTCATTGGGAACTTTATTTTGACAAGAGATGGAAGAGTTTATCTTTAGAACTGAGTGCTTGGATAGAGAGCAAGTATGTAAAttcttgtaaaaaagcacagctagaaaatttcattgat GTTGATCTTGTAAAAATGCACATGACCAAACCGTTCTTCGGAAAATTAAGAAGGACCTATTCTCCAGGAATTTGGTTGCATTGCAGGAAGTCTATGTCACTCACTTATTTACAAGGCTATGTTCATAGGATACAG GTGGATAATCAAATTCGTAATACTACGTTCCCAGTGATTTTGTACTCAAATTTGCAAAAGAGTATCATTAAATATGCAGGCAATCATAAATTGAAGCACTGTATAGAATTTACATGTTTGAAACAAAGGAAACTAAATTACAACGTTTACAA GAATATTTGTGTCATAGTTAGAGAATTTGATCTGAATTTACAAGAgggctttcttctttctctgaTCGATTTAATTCCAAAAAAACCAGAAACTAAGTATTCTATTGCAGCAAAACTAAGAAAGGATGTTTCCACCATTCATATCTTGCCTTCCAATAAAGCTaacaat AAGACAACTGTTAAAAGGAATAATGTGATagaacatatgtatatttctcCAATCTTAATACGCTTAATATTGTTGGCTGATACAGAAAGACCTAACATTTATAACATTAGTGATATAGCAGATTATAAGAATATTGttcgatttatttttgaatattctgAGAAGGGAGGGTCTGAAAAACACGCTGAATTTCG GCTTCCATATTATGAAAGAAACTTTATCGCAATTAACACTAAAGAAATTCTGTTTGATCTATCACGATCTTACGTGGCTCAAACTATGCAACAATTTCATGTTTTGATTCGTTCCACTACAGTCTTAGGAAATCAATGTGGCTACAACTTTAGATCACCAGGagacaatttttatgaatctAATACA TTGATTTTATGTGGAGACGAAATAGCAGAAAAATTAAGTTACGAAGTGGCGTGTCAATTGGGTTATGCTACCCCTGACACCACGCAAATATCAGTCTTTAATTTTAACATTGAACCTCGTATAGTTAAG atGAAGGAACCGTGTATTCAAAATAAAGATGTTCCTCCCTTGAATCTTTCAATTCGTACTTCGTTTGCTACAGAAATTGAACTAGAAACCTGCAGCTTAGTAACTGCCTTTATTAGCA GTATTCATCAAgaagaattgaaatatttcttcaaaACTTTGGGGAAGAAAAcgtcgatattttttaatactgaAAGTTCCTCTTTAAAAGCTTATTCAAAAGTAATAGCGGATATTATAAAAAG GGCACAAGAAATAGGTCATAAGTTCATATCTCGTATACGTTTACCGCGCTATATCAATCCTTACAAG GgagttgaaatattttcgatgCATAAGGCAAAAGGAATGCATCTTCTGAGTGTAATTAATAAGAATCCAGGTATTGAAACAGACACATATTGGGCACATACTATCTTATCAAACGATGGAAAACATATAGCTCTTGTTTCATTGCA gcgattatattttattgaaaaaggTTGTACCTGGGGATCCCTAAATGTAAAATGGACTTTAGAGACTCATCAATTACTATCACCTCCAACAGTAGTTAACAATAAACTTATCTTGCATGTAAACAAG AATGAAGGTACTTTGTCACCCATGATAGATTGGTACCTGGAGAGCGAAGCAACAGACATTCTGGAGTGGCTGTGccagaaaataaatatagcgATGATCTTGAACATGGAGAACAGTATATGTTCAAAGCAAGTTGTATAA